One window of the Rhizorhabdus dicambivorans genome contains the following:
- a CDS encoding dihydroneopterin aldolase — protein MNEHRRITGSGLHGAMAGLEQTLWVRAERVRLMASVGIYRGEKEKRQEILLDIAAEVPEPEADQIGDTIDYRTLVDQARQLSEEGHFELIETYACELGRRLIALGGVTAVDLELYKPRAIAPAMASVRFRIRKPTPAHDGWRGC, from the coding sequence ATGAACGAGCATCGCAGGATCACGGGTTCCGGCCTGCATGGCGCCATGGCCGGCCTGGAACAGACATTGTGGGTAAGGGCCGAGCGCGTCCGGCTGATGGCGAGCGTCGGCATCTATCGCGGCGAGAAGGAGAAGCGCCAGGAGATCCTGCTCGATATCGCCGCCGAGGTGCCCGAGCCGGAGGCCGACCAGATCGGCGACACGATCGATTATCGCACCCTTGTCGACCAGGCCCGGCAACTGTCCGAGGAAGGGCATTTCGAGCTGATCGAGACCTATGCCTGCGAACTCGGCCGGCGGCTGATCGCGCTCGGCGGCGTCACCGCGGTCGATCTGGAGCTTTACAAGCCCCGCGCGATCGCCCCGGCCATGGCGTCGGTGCGCTTCCGAATCCGCAAGCCCACGCCCGCTCATGACGGCTGGCGGGGCTGCTGA